In the Gammaproteobacteria bacterium genome, one interval contains:
- a CDS encoding RidA family protein, whose translation MAKQIIHTDEAPAAIGTYSQAVRHGDTVYISGQIPLDPKTMEMVNDSIESEIHQVFRNLTAVAVAAGGSLADVAKLNIYLTDLAHFPSVNEIMAKYMPEPYPARAAIGVSSLPKGARVEADAVLVLG comes from the coding sequence ATGGCAAAGCAGATCATTCACACCGACGAAGCCCCCGCCGCCATCGGCACCTATTCGCAGGCGGTTCGTCACGGTGACACCGTTTACATCTCCGGCCAGATTCCGCTGGACCCGAAGACCATGGAAATGGTCAACGACTCGATCGAGTCCGAAATCCACCAGGTCTTCCGCAACCTGACGGCGGTGGCCGTGGCTGCCGGCGGTTCGCTCGCCGACGTCGCCAAGCTCAACATCTACCTCACCGATCTTGCACACTTTCCCAGCGTCAACGAGATCATGGCGAAGTACATGCCGGAGCCGTATCCGGCTCGCGCGGCGATCGGGGTATCGAGCTTGCCCAAGGGGGCCCGCGTCGAGGCGGACGCGGTACTGGTTCTGGGCTGA
- a CDS encoding bifunctional (p)ppGpp synthetase/guanosine-3',5'-bis(diphosphate) 3'-pyrophosphohydrolase: MDLPVIQRIGTAIRTQRVERSFGIDALTRLLGEYLPEEQVAEVRRAYVYGAQLHEGQRRTSGEPYIYHPLAVARILADMRLDHTTLIAAILHDVIEDTGVTKEEITRDFSADIAQLVDGVSKFRKAEGMTRAEIQAESFRKLLMAMTQDLRVILIKLADRLHNMRTLGVMEAAKRRRIARETLEIYAPIAQRLGIHFIRTELEDLAFANLYPNRAVVFAAAIKEQIGDTKSIINDIESRLSKALRAEGIGATVVGRQKNLYSIYSKMRRKRLRLPAVMDLLGFRITVSKLDDCYRCLGIVHSVYRPVSELFNDYIANPKINGYQSLHTTCVGPQGRKIEVQIRTRDMHHIAESGIAAHWQYKLGGRTTSVAAPQVRAREWLSSLFEMQGGTAAIDFLENVKVDLFPDEVYVFTPKGEIRRLPRGATPVDFAYSVHTELGDHCVAARIDQHLEPLNSPISNGQTIEIITANHARPNATWLNFVKTAKARSCIRHYLKTQREDEAIRLGRRLLEKAMRELKLPMARLKNEQADEVLKLYGLDDVEDLYSSIGLGQRLAPLVARHFLPDATRISGTTATGDASPLAVEGTEGLILDYAKCCRPVPGDDIRGHISVGRGIVIHRMDCKQTHNRKISPQDWLSLVWADNVSGDYVAELRVQGSNRRGLLASIASEIAAAESSIENVHMAERVDTESADMRFVITVHDRTHLARVMRRIRRLSNVAKVTRV; the protein is encoded by the coding sequence ATGGACCTGCCCGTCATCCAAAGAATCGGTACCGCCATCCGCACACAGCGGGTGGAGCGTTCGTTCGGCATCGACGCACTGACGCGCCTGCTCGGCGAATATCTGCCGGAGGAGCAGGTCGCCGAGGTTCGCCGGGCCTATGTGTATGGCGCGCAGCTGCACGAGGGCCAACGCCGCACCTCCGGCGAGCCGTATATCTACCATCCGCTTGCGGTCGCACGAATCCTCGCGGACATGCGGCTCGATCACACCACGCTGATCGCCGCGATCCTCCACGACGTCATCGAGGACACCGGCGTCACCAAGGAAGAGATCACGCGGGACTTCAGCGCGGATATTGCGCAGCTCGTCGATGGAGTCAGCAAGTTCCGCAAGGCCGAAGGCATGACACGCGCCGAAATCCAGGCCGAGTCTTTCCGCAAACTGCTGATGGCAATGACGCAGGACCTGCGCGTGATTCTGATCAAGCTTGCCGACCGCTTGCACAACATGCGCACCCTCGGCGTCATGGAAGCGGCTAAGCGTCGGCGGATCGCGCGCGAGACGCTGGAGATCTACGCCCCGATTGCGCAGCGCCTGGGCATACACTTCATACGCACCGAGCTTGAGGATCTGGCGTTCGCGAACCTGTACCCGAATCGCGCGGTGGTGTTTGCCGCGGCGATCAAGGAACAGATCGGCGATACCAAGTCCATCATCAACGACATCGAAAGCCGTCTTTCCAAAGCGCTGCGTGCCGAAGGTATTGGCGCCACCGTGGTCGGGCGTCAAAAGAATCTGTACAGCATCTACTCCAAGATGCGCCGCAAACGTCTGCGCCTGCCGGCGGTCATGGACCTGTTGGGCTTTCGCATCACGGTCTCGAAGCTGGACGACTGTTATCGCTGTCTCGGCATCGTGCATTCGGTCTACAGGCCGGTGTCCGAGCTGTTCAACGACTACATCGCCAACCCCAAGATCAATGGCTATCAGTCCTTGCACACCACCTGCGTGGGACCTCAGGGGCGCAAGATCGAAGTGCAGATTCGAACGCGCGACATGCACCACATCGCCGAGTCCGGTATTGCCGCGCATTGGCAGTACAAGCTGGGCGGACGCACAACCTCGGTCGCCGCGCCGCAGGTACGGGCACGCGAGTGGCTGTCGTCGCTGTTCGAGATGCAGGGTGGTACCGCGGCGATCGACTTCCTCGAGAACGTCAAGGTCGATCTGTTCCCGGACGAGGTCTACGTGTTCACGCCCAAAGGGGAAATCCGCCGTCTGCCGCGCGGCGCCACGCCGGTCGATTTTGCCTATTCGGTGCATACCGAACTCGGCGATCACTGCGTCGCTGCCCGAATCGACCAGCATCTGGAACCCCTGAACTCGCCGATCTCGAACGGTCAGACGATCGAGATCATCACCGCCAATCACGCACGGCCGAACGCCACCTGGCTGAATTTCGTCAAGACGGCCAAGGCGCGTTCGTGCATTCGCCACTACCTCAAGACGCAGCGCGAAGACGAAGCGATCCGCCTCGGGCGCCGCCTGCTGGAAAAGGCGATGCGCGAGCTCAAGCTGCCGATGGCGCGGCTCAAGAACGAGCAGGCCGACGAGGTGCTCAAGCTCTACGGTCTCGATGACGTTGAGGATCTCTACTCTTCGATCGGCTTGGGTCAGCGCCTGGCGCCGCTGGTGGCGCGACACTTCTTGCCGGATGCGACCCGCATCAGCGGTACGACAGCGACAGGCGATGCCTCGCCGCTGGCGGTGGAGGGTACCGAAGGCCTGATTCTCGATTACGCGAAATGCTGTCGTCCCGTCCCCGGCGACGACATACGCGGTCATATCAGCGTCGGGCGCGGCATCGTGATCCACCGCATGGACTGCAAGCAGACCCACAACCGCAAGATCTCTCCCCAGGACTGGCTGTCGCTGGTCTGGGCCGACAATGTGTCCGGGGACTATGTTGCCGAGCTGCGTGTACAGGGCTCGAACCGGCGCGGGCTGCTGGCCTCGATCGCGTCCGAGATCGCCGCTGCCGAGTCCAGCATCGAGAACGTCCACATGGCCGAACGCGTCGACACCGAAAGCGCCGACATGCGCTTCGTCATCACCGTGCACGACCGGACCCATCTGGCGCGGGTCATGCGCCGCATCCGACGACTTTCCAATGTGGCCAAGGTCACGCGTGTTTAG
- the recG gene encoding ATP-dependent DNA helicase RecG, producing MPAPLSLDAEVQFLKGAGPHLASRLRALDITQVQHLLFHLPFRYEDRRHFAALPGLVDGAEALLRVRVDRAEVRYTGRRQLIVTAHDGDDWLRIRFFHFGDAQTRSFASGRWLRAYGVVRFGQGGAEMIHPEYTLADSEDELRAEAQLTPIYSLTTGVTQARLRSLIAQALDIAARDAAFAESLPDLPQPATLDALRAIHRPASDVDAAQLLAGTHPAQLRLIDEELLAHQLVMRVLRRQVRSRPAPVIRSRIDGMPALQAQLGFVPTGAQTRVIAEVAADLSQTRPMLRLVQGDVGSGKTVVAAAAMLAAKQAGWQSVLMAPTELLAEQHARNLAQWLSPLGVHIALLKSGLKKSARDATLSAIAGGDANVIIGTHAVFQASVQFSRLALVVVDEQHRFGVGQRLSLRDKGPDGLSPHQLVMTATPIPRTLAQTVYADLDVSVIDELPPGRTPVVTVVLGNTRRHEVMERLRAACRQSRQAYWVCTLIEESDEVEAQAAEAVARQLTEELPDVNVGLVHGRMKSADKDAQMNGFKAGEIQLLVATTVIEVGVDVPNASIMVIENAERLGLAQLHQLRGRVGRGSRESQCVLMYQPPLSDTARARLQTMRSTTDGFEIAQRDLELRGPGEILGRRQTGLIGLKVADPVRDAERIPALQVWADRWLEQHPGLASRLIERWVGDIKRYGQV from the coding sequence GTGCCAGCGCCTCTCAGTCTCGATGCCGAGGTTCAGTTCCTCAAGGGCGCCGGTCCGCATCTGGCCTCGCGGCTCAGGGCGCTGGACATCACCCAGGTGCAGCACCTGTTGTTTCATCTGCCGTTCCGCTACGAGGATCGCCGTCATTTCGCCGCGCTGCCTGGCTTGGTCGATGGCGCCGAAGCTCTGCTGCGTGTGCGCGTGGACCGGGCCGAAGTGCGCTACACCGGCCGGCGGCAGCTGATCGTGACGGCCCACGACGGCGACGACTGGCTGCGTATTCGGTTCTTTCACTTCGGTGATGCGCAAACACGCAGCTTCGCCAGCGGGCGTTGGCTGCGTGCCTATGGCGTGGTCCGCTTCGGCCAAGGCGGTGCCGAGATGATCCATCCGGAATACACGCTTGCCGACTCCGAGGACGAACTACGCGCGGAAGCGCAGCTCACGCCGATCTACTCGCTGACTACGGGGGTCACGCAGGCGCGGCTGCGCAGCCTGATTGCGCAGGCACTGGACATCGCCGCCCGCGACGCCGCGTTTGCAGAATCGCTGCCCGACCTGCCGCAACCGGCGACGCTGGATGCGCTGCGTGCGATTCATCGTCCGGCATCGGATGTGGATGCGGCCCAGCTGCTCGCCGGGACGCATCCCGCCCAGCTCCGACTGATCGACGAGGAACTACTGGCGCACCAGTTGGTGATGCGGGTGTTACGCCGCCAGGTTCGATCACGGCCGGCGCCGGTGATCCGCTCCCGTATCGATGGAATGCCGGCGCTGCAAGCGCAGCTCGGATTCGTCCCGACCGGCGCGCAGACACGGGTGATCGCCGAGGTCGCGGCCGATCTCTCGCAAACCAGACCGATGCTGCGTTTGGTCCAGGGCGATGTCGGTTCCGGCAAGACCGTCGTTGCGGCTGCCGCGATGCTGGCGGCCAAACAGGCGGGCTGGCAGTCGGTGCTGATGGCGCCGACCGAGCTGCTGGCCGAACAGCATGCGCGCAATCTTGCGCAATGGCTGTCGCCGCTGGGGGTTCACATCGCCCTGCTCAAGTCCGGACTGAAGAAGTCCGCGCGCGATGCGACGCTGAGCGCAATCGCGGGCGGCGATGCCAATGTGATCATCGGAACCCATGCCGTATTCCAGGCGTCCGTGCAGTTCAGCCGGCTGGCCTTGGTGGTGGTCGATGAGCAGCACCGCTTCGGCGTGGGCCAGCGTCTGTCATTGCGTGACAAGGGGCCGGATGGCCTGTCGCCGCACCAATTGGTGATGACCGCCACGCCGATTCCCCGCACGCTCGCGCAGACCGTCTATGCCGACCTCGACGTTTCGGTGATCGACGAACTGCCGCCCGGGCGAACGCCGGTCGTCACCGTGGTGCTCGGCAACACGAGGCGTCATGAGGTCATGGAGCGATTGCGTGCAGCATGCCGCCAGTCGCGCCAGGCCTATTGGGTGTGCACCTTGATCGAGGAGTCCGATGAAGTCGAGGCGCAGGCCGCCGAAGCGGTGGCGCGACAGCTCACCGAGGAGCTGCCCGATGTCAATGTGGGACTGGTGCACGGCCGCATGAAGTCGGCCGACAAGGACGCGCAGATGAATGGCTTCAAGGCCGGCGAGATACAGTTGCTGGTGGCGACCACGGTGATCGAAGTGGGCGTCGATGTGCCCAATGCCAGCATCATGGTGATCGAGAATGCGGAGCGCTTGGGACTCGCGCAATTGCATCAATTGAGAGGGCGCGTCGGGCGTGGCAGCCGCGAGAGCCAGTGCGTGCTGATGTACCAGCCACCGCTGTCCGACACCGCGCGGGCACGGCTGCAAACCATGCGTTCGACCACGGACGGATTCGAGATTGCACAACGCGATCTCGAACTGCGCGGGCCCGGCGAAATACTGGGACGGCGTCAGACCGGGCTGATCGGGCTCAAGGTGGCCGATCCGGTGCGCGATGCCGAACGGATACCGGCGCTGCAGGTCTGGGCCGACCGCTGGCTCGAACAGCACCCAGGTTTGGCGAGCCGTCTGATCGAACGCTGGGTCGGCGACATCAAGCGTTACGGACAGGTCTGA